The Flavobacterium marginilacus genome window below encodes:
- a CDS encoding HopJ type III effector protein: protein MTISTFLENLRQNPTANTFAETIAVIEENYNFTPTAFQNGDTHNEAGTNSGSCKLFSFALLQKLSVEETLACFGAYYFEETLGDPNGTNHQNIRNFMKTGWDGIKFEGKALELK, encoded by the coding sequence ATGACTATCAGTACCTTTTTAGAAAATCTAAGACAAAACCCAACAGCCAACACATTTGCAGAAACAATTGCAGTAATAGAAGAAAATTACAATTTTACGCCAACTGCATTTCAAAACGGAGACACTCACAATGAAGCAGGGACCAATTCAGGATCTTGTAAATTATTTTCTTTTGCGCTATTGCAAAAATTATCTGTTGAGGAAACATTAGCTTGTTTTGGAGCCTATTATTTTGAAGAAACTTTGGGAGATCCAAACGGTACCAACCACCAAAATATCCGCAACTTTATGAAAACTGGCTGGGATGGAATTAAATTTGAAGGTAAAGCATTAGAACTTAAATAA